The Macaca thibetana thibetana isolate TM-01 chromosome 19, ASM2454274v1, whole genome shotgun sequence genome has a segment encoding these proteins:
- the LOC126943240 gene encoding ret finger protein-like 4A gives MAEHFKQIIRCPLCLKDLEEAVQLKCGYVCCFQCLNSLQKEPDGEGLLCCLCSVVSQKNDIKPKYKLRALVSIIKELEPKLKSILTMNPKMRKFQVDMTLDVDTANNYLIISEDLRSVRCGNFRQNRKEQAERFDSALCVLGVPRFTSGRHYWEVDVGTSKVWDVGVCKESVNRQGNIILSSELGFWTVGCRKGKVFAASTMPLTPLWVSPQLRRVGIFLDVGMRSISFYNVSDGCHMYTFNKIPVSEPLRPFFSHKLETQDDQSFLSICPVIPPDSASAPVYSGESK, from the exons ATGGCTGAACACTTCAAACAAATCATTAGATGTCCTCTCTGTCTAAAAGATCTTGAAGAAGCCGTGCAGCTGAAATGCGGATATGTCTGCTGCTTCCAATGCCTCAATTCACTCCAGAAGGAGCCCGATGGGGAAGGTTTACTGTGCTGCCTCTGCTCTGTGGTCTCTCAGAAGAATGACATCAAACCCAAGTATAAGCTGAGGGCACTGGTTTCCATCATCAAGGAACTAGAGCCCAAGCTGAAATCTATTCTAACAATGAACCCAAAGATGAGGAAGTTTCAAG TGGATATGACCTTGGATGTGGACACAGCCAACAACTATCTTATCATTTCTGAAGACCTGAGGAGCGTCCGATGTGGGAATTTCAGACAGAACAGGAAGGAGCAAGCTGAGAGGTTCGACTCCGCCCTGTGCGTCCTGGGCGTCCCTCGCTTCACTTCCGGCCGCCATTACTGGGAGGTGGACGTGGGCACCAGCAAAGTGTGGGATGTGGGCGTGTGCAAGGAATCTGTGAATCGACAGGGGAACATTATACTTTCTTCAGAACTCGGCTTCTGGACTGTGGGTTGCAGAAAAGGAAAGGTCTTTGCCGCCAGCACTATGCCTTTGACCCCTCTCTGGGTGAGTCCCCAGTTGCGCAGAGTGGGGATTTTCCTGGATGTAGGTATGAGGTCCATTTCCTTTTACAATGTTAGTGATGGGTGCCATATGTACACATTCAACAAAATTCCTGTTAGCGAGCCACTGcgtccatttttttctcataaacttGAAACTCAAGATGATCagagcttcctgagtatctgtcCTGTGATCCCCCCAGACAGTGCCAGTGCCCCAGTTTATTCTGGGGAaagtaaataa